Genomic segment of Antricoccus suffuscus:
GTGCGGTGAAAGTCGCACGCCGGGTTCGGAAGGCGGCCTGGGGAAACGGGCCCGGAGTAATTCAGGAACCGCGCCCCAGGCCGACCTAACCACGTCACCGCGTGGCGAGACGGCGGCCCGACCGACATCGATAATCTGGCCCTCGCGTGCGGCTACCACCACCGCGAATACGAAGACCGCGGCTGGGAATCAGTCATGATCGGTGGCCTGCCGCACTGGCGCCCGCCCGCGTGGATCGACCCCGACCGCGTCCCGGTCCTGCATCACCGCATCACCCTGAACAACAGACGCGAATGACCACCAATCTCACTAGTAGATTTTCACTCGGCGCCGGTCAAGATCTCAGGCCTCGGGAATCAGCACCGGTTTGATGGCGCCGCCACTGAGTGACGACTTCTCGGCCTCGTTGATCTGCGACATCGGAAACTTCTCGATCAGCTTGTCGAATGGAAACTTCCCGTCCTGCCACAGATGCACCATTTGCGGGATGAACTTCTGCGGATCGGCGCTGCCCTCGAGGATGTTGAGGATCGTCTTGCCGATGGACGTCGCATCGAGCGCGACGTCGCCTTGCTGTACGCCGACCAGCCCGCACTTGCCCGCCATCCGGGTCGTCGCGATCGCCGTCGAAATAACGGCCGGTACGCCGGTGCTGTCGAAGGCGTAGTGCGCGCCGCCGCCAGAGATCTGGGTGATCTGCTCTGCGAGATCGGGCGCGTCGCCGCGCAGCACGTGGGTCGCGCCGAGTTCACGCGCCAACTCGAGCCGTGAGTCTTGAAGGTCGACCGCGATGATCGTGCTCGCGCCCGCGACCTTCGCGCCCATGACGGCTGCTAAGCCGACCGCGCCCGCGCCGTACACCGCTACCGACGTGCCAGGCTGGACGTCGAGTGCCACGAGGATCGACCCCGCGCCGGTCTGGATCCCGCAGCCGAGCGGACCCATCAACTCCAGTGGTAGCGACTTGTCGACCACCACGCTGTTGCGTTCGCGGGCGATCGCGTGATGGGCGAACGACGACTGGCCGAACCAGCGAGACTTGATGTCCTTGCCGTCCGCGCCGGTCGCGGTCGAAGTGCCATCGACCGCCTGCCCGGACAGGTTGCGGACCATGAACGTGTCGCAGTACGCCGGTACGCCGGCATTGCAGTTTTCGCAGGCTCCACACGAGTCGAAGGACAGCACGACGTGGTCGTCGACCTTGACCGAGTTAACGTCCGCGCCGACGGCTTCGACGATTCCGGCGCCCTCGTGTCCGTTGATGATTGGCGGCGCGGCCATGAAGTCCGGCACGCGCGGCAGCACGTCGGTGTGGCACATGCCTGCCCCGACGATCCGCACCAATACCTCATCCGGTCCGATGTCGCGCAGAGTCACCGTTTCCAAGGTGTATGCGCCATCCGGGGACCTCAAAACAGCGGCAGTCGTTTCCACAACATCTCCCTTGTTGTCAGCTCGCCCAGCCCTTGATGGGCTGCTTGGACAAACCGTAGCCTTGTCGCATCGCGATGTCTGCAAGTCGACTGCCGCGAATAGCCTCATCGCGCGGATCCGT
This window contains:
- a CDS encoding NAD(P)-dependent alcohol dehydrogenase, which gives rise to METTAAVLRSPDGAYTLETVTLRDIGPDEVLVRIVGAGMCHTDVLPRVPDFMAAPPIINGHEGAGIVEAVGADVNSVKVDDHVVLSFDSCGACENCNAGVPAYCDTFMVRNLSGQAVDGTSTATGADGKDIKSRWFGQSSFAHHAIARERNSVVVDKSLPLELMGPLGCGIQTGAGSILVALDVQPGTSVAVYGAGAVGLAAVMGAKVAGASTIIAVDLQDSRLELARELGATHVLRGDAPDLAEQITQISGGGAHYAFDSTGVPAVISTAIATTRMAGKCGLVGVQQGDVALDATSIGKTILNILEGSADPQKFIPQMVHLWQDGKFPFDKLIEKFPMSQINEAEKSSLSGGAIKPVLIPEA